The following proteins are encoded in a genomic region of Alistipes shahii WAL 8301:
- a CDS encoding phosphodiester glycosidase family protein yields MKTYRYMIGMLLCVWLLAACDNSNAFDEYAKFDTTAQTAWGQSIVDGSNGYVAHVKSDRTYNLADGVDVLEMAFLADDGLAMQLFLFKIALSDKITLRTTLADDKNQVGTGQTIMKQLEAMQKNGKKVLGGTNADFFNTTYIPYGVCYRDGVAVKTSFSRTDCNVFVITKDNEACCFTEEEYALHKDIVREAVCGLGTLLLKNGEQLDQSGNTMPVANMEPRTAIGVSQDGKEVYLMVVDGRNFYYSNGADLLDLMNLMSACGACDALNLDGGGSSTFIARDGAEGELKLLNWPTDQGGVMRKVATGLAIVEQ; encoded by the coding sequence ATGAAAACATACAGATATATGATCGGAATGCTGTTGTGCGTGTGGCTGCTTGCTGCGTGCGACAATTCGAATGCTTTCGACGAATACGCCAAGTTCGACACGACCGCCCAGACGGCCTGGGGACAGAGCATCGTCGACGGATCGAACGGGTATGTGGCTCACGTGAAGAGCGACAGGACCTACAACCTGGCCGACGGCGTGGACGTGCTGGAGATGGCATTTCTGGCCGACGACGGACTGGCCATGCAGCTGTTCCTGTTCAAGATCGCCCTGAGCGACAAAATCACCCTGCGCACGACGCTCGCCGACGACAAGAACCAGGTGGGCACCGGCCAGACGATTATGAAGCAGCTCGAAGCGATGCAGAAGAACGGGAAGAAGGTCTTGGGCGGCACGAACGCCGATTTCTTCAATACGACCTACATCCCCTACGGCGTATGTTACCGCGACGGCGTGGCGGTGAAGACTTCGTTCAGCCGTACGGACTGCAACGTCTTCGTGATCACGAAGGACAACGAGGCCTGCTGCTTCACGGAGGAGGAGTACGCTCTTCACAAGGACATCGTCCGCGAAGCAGTCTGCGGCCTCGGCACGCTGCTGCTCAAGAACGGCGAGCAGCTGGACCAGAGCGGCAACACGATGCCGGTGGCGAACATGGAACCGCGTACGGCGATCGGCGTGTCGCAGGACGGCAAGGAGGTCTACCTGATGGTGGTCGACGGCCGTAACTTCTACTATTCGAACGGCGCCGACCTGCTGGACCTGATGAACCTGATGTCGGCCTGCGGAGCCTGCGACGCGCTCAACCTCGACGGCGGCGGCTCGTCGACCTTCATCGCTCGCGACGGCGCGGAGGGCGAACTCAAACTGCTGAACTGGCCGACCGACCAGGGCGGGGTCATGCGCAAGGTGGCGACCGGATTGGCGATTGTTGAACAATAA